In Spirobacillus cienkowskii, a genomic segment contains:
- a CDS encoding sugar MFS transporter, which yields MANNAVKYSQPAGYQELNSSQGNRLAIGVVSTLFFLFGFITCLNDILIPHLKEVFALSYTESMLINLLFFGAYFVFSLPASKLITKIGYKNSFIVGLLLTAIGCFSFVFAAKIAIYYVFLCGLFVLASGVVTLQVASNPYLTIISTPKNASSTLIFAQGLNSLGTTLAPILGSSLILAVAVLPADVLQNMSQQEIANYHVAQAYSVQKPYLYLACSAILIAIIMSFFKYPKDRVQERTVKAKHQIQDAASIEKFNIFNYPKLVLGTIAIFVYVGAEVGIGSLMVNYISQSHVGNFDLKTAGFLVTLYWGAAMVGRFIGFYFALKKPTHKILFFHAIMALFLVTCTIFGSGYFAIVCVLAVGFFNSIMFPSIFVLSTQGLGKFVEKGSGIICMAIVGGAVIPMLQGIIADNLSLNASYFVPLLCYLYIAWFAMKVKSEVSLKH from the coding sequence ATGGCTAACAACGCAGTAAAATACTCACAGCCAGCTGGGTATCAGGAGTTAAACAGTAGCCAGGGAAATAGGCTTGCCATTGGTGTTGTTTCAACGTTATTTTTTTTATTTGGCTTTATAACCTGTTTAAATGATATTTTAATTCCTCATTTAAAAGAAGTTTTTGCATTAAGTTACACAGAGTCAATGTTAATAAACCTGCTTTTTTTTGGTGCTTATTTTGTTTTTTCTTTACCAGCAAGTAAACTAATTACTAAAATTGGTTATAAGAACAGTTTTATAGTAGGACTATTATTAACTGCAATTGGTTGTTTTTCTTTTGTGTTTGCTGCAAAAATTGCTATTTATTATGTTTTTCTTTGTGGATTGTTTGTTTTAGCTTCTGGTGTTGTTACTTTACAAGTGGCTTCAAATCCTTATTTAACTATAATTAGTACCCCTAAAAATGCGTCAAGTACCTTAATTTTTGCGCAAGGTTTAAATTCATTAGGGACCACATTAGCTCCAATTCTTGGTTCAAGTCTCATTCTTGCAGTTGCTGTTTTGCCTGCTGATGTGTTGCAAAATATGTCTCAACAAGAAATTGCAAACTATCACGTTGCTCAAGCTTATTCTGTGCAAAAACCATATTTATATTTAGCATGCTCCGCTATTTTAATTGCAATTATAATGTCTTTTTTTAAATATCCAAAAGACCGTGTGCAAGAAAGAACTGTAAAAGCGAAACATCAAATTCAAGATGCTGCATCCATAGAAAAATTTAATATTTTTAATTATCCTAAATTGGTTTTGGGTACTATTGCAATTTTTGTATATGTCGGTGCAGAGGTTGGAATTGGGAGTCTCATGGTGAATTATATTTCACAATCACACGTTGGTAATTTTGATCTGAAAACGGCCGGTTTTTTAGTCACTCTTTACTGGGGTGCTGCAATGGTTGGGCGTTTTATTGGTTTTTATTTTGCACTTAAAAAACCAACTCATAAAATTCTTTTTTTCCATGCTATTATGGCGTTGTTTTTAGTTACTTGTACAATATTTGGTAGCGGTTATTTTGCGATAGTTTGTGTTCTTGCAGTTGGTTTTTTTAATTCTATTATGTTTCCTTCAATTTTTGTATTAAGTACACAAGGCTTAGGCAAGTTTGTTGAAAAAGGTTCCGGAATTATTTGTATGGCAATTGTTGGTGGTGCTGTTATTCCTATGCTGCAAGGTATAATTGCAGATAATTTAAGTTTAAATGCAAGTTATTTTGTGCCGTTACTGTGTTACCTTTACATTGCTTGGTTTGCAATGAAAGTGAAATCCGAAGTGTCTTTAAAGCATTGA
- a CDS encoding FeoA family protein, which produces MFYKFNSVVFSHSSLNVVEKQNVETVIPLAQLKKGEKARVVQVTEEHLSFSTTLPQGELERRLLEIGFVEGTEISLQHEGFIKKDPIAVLIRSCSLIAIRRQEAEAILVRKIA; this is translated from the coding sequence ATGTTTTATAAATTTAATTCCGTTGTTTTTTCGCACTCCTCTTTGAATGTAGTAGAAAAACAAAATGTAGAAACGGTTATTCCTCTTGCACAATTAAAAAAAGGTGAAAAAGCCCGCGTCGTTCAAGTTACGGAAGAGCATTTGTCTTTTTCAACAACACTTCCGCAGGGCGAGTTAGAAAGACGCTTGCTGGAGATTGGATTTGTTGAAGGCACAGAAATTTCTTTACAGCATGAAGGCTTTATTAAAAAAGATCCCATTGCTGTTTTAATCAGATCGTGCTCACTCATTGCTATTCGCCGTCAAGAAGCAGAAGCAATTTTAGTTAGAAAGATAGCTTAA
- the feoB gene encoding ferrous iron transport protein B, with product MNNTRTLFSPRIALVGNPNCGKTALFNALTGSRQKVANYAGVTVEKREGVFVAQKGQKVRILDLPGTYSLRARSPDEAVTRDVVLGRFIDESIPDAIVCVADATNIHLGLRLVLELKKIGKPLILALNMMDIAEKRGYDIDLNILSKEIGVPVIPTVAIKKNGIAELMQAVEHEFEKFDNTNTSQNRAALNAMKLIWQEPLAQEVRAYHKEVERILCLAKRKQGVVSKWTQRLDNILLHPVLGIFSLFIILFLVFQAVFILPTYPQELIESGFALLQNWLTTVMPEGVLLSLISEGIIAGVGGVLVFIPQIVTLFFFILILEDSGYMARAAFLMDKIMGGVGLHGKAFIPLLSSFACAIPGIMSTRTIENRRDRLITILIAPLMTCSARLPVYTLIIAAFVPSVTYWGFINLQGLVMLGLYVAGVLGALIVAFIFKKLLFKGDIHPLLMELPTYNLPNIPNVLFGLFERVVVFLRRAGTIILALMIIIWFLSSYPKPPENAIGPAIDYSFAGIIGKFIEPILSPIGFNWQIAIALIPGMAAREVAVAALGTVYAISGSEDAVQQGLQVAISQSWGLPTALAFLAWYIFAPQCASTLAVTKRETNSWVWPTVMFFYMLALAYFVSFAVFHITKIFV from the coding sequence ATGAATAATACACGGACGCTTTTTTCTCCTCGAATTGCTTTAGTAGGTAATCCAAATTGTGGAAAAACGGCATTATTTAATGCTCTTACAGGTAGTCGTCAAAAAGTTGCAAATTATGCTGGAGTCACTGTCGAAAAAAGAGAGGGCGTTTTTGTTGCGCAAAAAGGACAAAAAGTTCGTATATTAGATTTGCCTGGAACCTACAGTTTGAGAGCGCGGAGCCCTGATGAGGCGGTGACAAGAGATGTTGTGTTAGGAAGGTTTATTGATGAATCTATTCCCGATGCAATTGTGTGTGTTGCAGATGCAACAAATATTCATTTGGGATTGCGACTTGTTTTAGAACTTAAAAAAATTGGCAAACCACTCATTTTAGCATTAAATATGATGGATATTGCAGAAAAACGTGGATACGATATTGACTTAAATATTTTATCTAAAGAAATTGGTGTCCCAGTGATACCAACAGTTGCAATTAAGAAAAATGGTATTGCTGAATTGATGCAAGCAGTCGAACATGAGTTTGAAAAGTTTGACAACACAAATACATCGCAAAACCGAGCAGCATTAAATGCCATGAAATTAATATGGCAAGAGCCTTTGGCGCAAGAAGTACGAGCGTACCATAAAGAAGTCGAACGAATTTTATGCTTAGCAAAAAGAAAACAAGGTGTTGTTTCAAAATGGACTCAAAGGCTTGACAATATTTTACTTCATCCTGTTTTGGGTATTTTTAGCTTATTTATTATTTTGTTTTTGGTGTTTCAAGCTGTTTTTATTCTTCCTACTTATCCTCAAGAACTGATTGAATCTGGCTTTGCCCTATTACAAAATTGGCTAACCACAGTCATGCCAGAGGGCGTTTTACTGAGTTTAATTTCTGAAGGTATTATTGCTGGTGTTGGCGGTGTATTGGTATTTATCCCACAAATAGTGACGTTATTTTTCTTTATTTTAATTTTAGAAGATTCTGGTTATATGGCGCGCGCTGCATTTTTAATGGACAAAATTATGGGAGGAGTCGGTCTTCATGGTAAAGCATTTATTCCTTTATTATCAAGTTTTGCTTGTGCGATTCCTGGTATTATGTCTACCAGAACGATTGAAAATCGCCGTGATAGGCTAATTACTATTTTGATTGCACCATTAATGACCTGCTCTGCGCGTTTGCCTGTTTATACATTAATTATAGCTGCATTTGTGCCTTCTGTAACCTATTGGGGATTTATTAATTTACAGGGTTTAGTGATGCTTGGGCTTTATGTAGCAGGAGTCTTAGGAGCATTGATAGTCGCTTTTATTTTTAAGAAATTATTATTTAAGGGAGATATTCATCCTTTATTAATGGAATTACCAACCTATAATTTACCAAATATTCCTAATGTTTTATTTGGCTTGTTTGAGCGAGTTGTTGTCTTTTTAAGAAGAGCAGGAACAATTATTCTTGCACTTATGATTATCATTTGGTTTTTAAGTAGCTATCCAAAACCCCCCGAAAACGCGATAGGCCCTGCGATTGATTATTCATTTGCTGGTATAATTGGTAAGTTTATAGAACCAATACTTTCACCTATCGGATTTAATTGGCAAATTGCAATTGCGTTGATACCTGGCATGGCAGCTCGCGAAGTGGCGGTAGCAGCATTAGGAACTGTGTATGCCATAAGCGGCAGTGAAGATGCGGTGCAGCAAGGTTTGCAAGTTGCGATATCGCAATCTTGGGGGCTGCCCACAGCACTGGCTTTTTTAGCATGGTATATTTTTGCTCCGCAGTGCGCCTCAACGTTAGCTGTCACAAAACGCGAAACAAACTCATGGGTTTGGCCAACAGTGATGTTTTTTTACATGTTAGCGTTAGCGTATTTTGTCTCGTTTGCTGTGTTTCATATTACAAAGATTTTTGTTTAA
- a CDS encoding sigma-54-dependent transcriptional regulator translates to MNLKKFPVGHFHEFVVVHLDDDPLELKSLARKIKNNSLGLSFKIYSFSSLPDFKQQISKLKKIDFAILDIYLSDNRAQTGLSVVNELKKNFQNIIILMSSNLDDPDSVLLSLRMGADEFISKKNDVYNIVEKMLLVRNFIFKKRGLIIDDKDNKEFYCPYPGETIQKVSHRIPYIVDSAISSVYVEGDSGTGKEVIVELFQNYVKDIPFVKLNCGSIAPSLLESELFGYAKGAFTGALAHKFGLLESASGGWLFLDEVASLSENAQVAMLRVLENQEITRIGESFSRKINVRFIAASNIPLLKRVEEGKFRNDLWQRLRETEIILKPLRHRKNEIPEIINYFCKTMRGGPYTIDKTAMNVLCQISWSEGNVRELRNCLRAMTEHQTDKILSPMGIPERILLNDKMGEKEFTKEIDQNDFIKLSIKNSLGEFVDFKKLSDQLLIEYLKIINPKNINISNTPSTKFLT, encoded by the coding sequence ATGAACTTAAAAAAATTTCCTGTTGGGCATTTTCATGAATTTGTGGTTGTTCATTTGGATGATGATCCCTTAGAGCTTAAAAGTTTAGCGAGAAAAATTAAAAATAATTCTTTGGGCTTGTCTTTTAAAATTTATTCATTTTCTTCTTTGCCTGACTTTAAGCAACAAATTAGCAAATTAAAAAAAATTGATTTTGCAATATTAGATATTTATTTATCTGATAATCGTGCGCAAACAGGATTGTCTGTGGTTAATGAATTAAAAAAAAATTTTCAAAATATTATCATTTTAATGAGCTCAAATTTAGATGATCCTGATTCTGTTTTATTAAGTTTAAGAATGGGTGCTGATGAATTTATTTCTAAAAAAAATGATGTTTATAATATAGTTGAAAAAATGTTACTTGTGAGAAATTTTATATTTAAAAAAAGAGGACTAATTATAGACGATAAGGACAATAAAGAGTTTTATTGTCCTTATCCTGGCGAAACAATACAAAAAGTAAGTCATCGGATTCCTTATATTGTTGATTCGGCAATTAGCTCTGTTTATGTAGAAGGCGATTCAGGAACAGGAAAAGAAGTTATTGTAGAATTATTTCAAAACTATGTAAAAGATATTCCTTTTGTAAAATTAAATTGTGGGAGTATTGCGCCATCTTTGCTAGAAAGTGAGCTATTTGGATATGCCAAAGGCGCATTTACTGGAGCACTGGCGCACAAATTTGGATTGTTAGAATCGGCATCTGGAGGGTGGCTTTTTTTAGATGAGGTTGCAAGTTTATCTGAAAATGCGCAAGTGGCGATGCTACGTGTTCTCGAAAATCAAGAAATTACAAGAATTGGTGAATCATTTTCTCGAAAAATAAATGTGAGGTTTATTGCTGCGTCAAATATTCCTCTTTTAAAAAGAGTCGAAGAAGGAAAATTTCGTAATGATCTTTGGCAACGGCTTCGAGAAACTGAAATAATTTTAAAACCACTTCGGCATCGAAAAAATGAAATTCCAGAAATCATAAATTATTTTTGTAAAACAATGCGAGGAGGACCATATACAATTGATAAAACTGCCATGAATGTTTTGTGTCAAATTTCATGGAGTGAAGGCAATGTAAGAGAACTTAGAAACTGTTTGCGAGCAATGACAGAGCATCAAACAGATAAAATTTTATCGCCCATGGGTATTCCAGAGCGCATACTTTTAAACGACAAAATGGGAGAGAAAGAATTTACAAAAGAAATTGATCAAAATGATTTTATTAAACTTTCAATAAAAAATTCTCTTGGGGAGTTTGTAGATTTTAAAAAATTATCTGATCAATTACTAATTGAATATTTAAAAATTATTAACCCTAAAAATATTAATATTTCTAATACGCCGTCCACTAAGTTTTTAACATAA
- a CDS encoding IS630 family transposase, which translates to MQNEIKKKFSKSGLYKFLQRTLIRRVVPRTKHIKNDPEKMAEWIKDLPNKINEIKVKNPGKKINIDFQDESRFGQMTIKSGIWSPFPIRPEFKTQMGYLNSWIYATANKDTGKYFGMILPNLNVENMQIFINEYSKTVPKNEHIIMILDGASAHKSKKLILPQNISFIFLPSFSPELNPIERLWSYFKRNHLSFKIYKDYEDLVQKCSSGWNQLTQKIVKSIMNSKPKASLC; encoded by the coding sequence ATCCAAAACGAAATTAAAAAAAAATTTAGTAAAAGTGGGTTATACAAGTTCCTTCAAAGAACATTAATAAGAAGAGTTGTTCCAAGAACAAAGCATATAAAAAATGACCCAGAAAAAATGGCCGAATGGATTAAAGATTTACCAAATAAAATTAATGAAATTAAAGTAAAAAATCCAGGAAAAAAAATAAACATAGATTTTCAAGATGAATCACGATTTGGACAAATGACAATAAAATCTGGTATTTGGAGTCCTTTCCCAATCAGACCAGAATTTAAAACTCAAATGGGTTATTTAAACTCATGGATTTATGCTACTGCTAACAAAGATACGGGCAAATATTTTGGAATGATATTACCAAATTTAAATGTTGAAAACATGCAAATTTTTATCAATGAGTACTCCAAGACCGTACCTAAGAATGAGCATATTATTATGATACTAGATGGAGCTAGTGCACATAAAAGCAAAAAATTAATTTTACCCCAAAATATATCATTTATTTTTTTACCTTCATTTTCTCCAGAGTTAAATCCAATTGAAAGGTTATGGAGTTATTTTAAAAGGAATCACTTATCATTTAAAATTTATAAAGATTATGAAGATCTCGTTCAAAAATGCTCTAGTGGTTGGAATCAATTAACACAAAAAATTGTCAAGTCAATTATGAATTCAAAACCTAAGGCAAGCTTATGTTAA
- a CDS encoding ricin-type beta-trefoil lectin domain protein has translation MSLKNSCGLLIFLCFLFVLNLKSINIYAVNSRPVPKVVYRATPEKPDEVFKNGFSRPRNGHTNLALHIENESGDPSTAMISTTSSLDYAVYYAAQYARTYWNVEEYYIYEIIPQSNFIDVTATYERTLQETRHPGRRAGLESLRWHFTREYEYTALYFISPVTILSATRYVLNHEISTYAPEETIQNLNAQTNNMPTVYPNIYPLGTVDGLDYPLVNTGCVLNANYSGKLYLFNTGVPPYPTTTLPSSRPKREMPSALHTCFANSFHNKIDTKFNTKFPIKIEVKNIFDEKYCLTTFPYNNVRIAKCSESHNWYFTEFGQLIAEAKDEHNEQYYCLTEAEGNNTNSFIKMQLCDLSEKKQLWKVEFTKHDQVFIKSSSNKILHAHENSYKTAYVRVKPNKNILSLNNLAVLKSNQTEPFIQFSIDNLLSINGEVIYPTEQGYIYAVKPPDAFKRKKTYYNAHNNILFSTFENSSDSSAVCYVSSLIEAGGSSWGWVKNHHCSTKSISNNSFKWILHRNDNDNGYAISDIGANLLRVNKNSTLNKNYVYTANNHGYYDDSNFVQEFLFNAPAQIFADRVSKIDNDYQTNSTKLISAFNGLRNYYYNLIFPIIYKIDVH, from the coding sequence GTGAGTCTTAAAAATTCTTGCGGTTTATTAATTTTTTTATGTTTTTTATTTGTTCTAAACCTTAAATCTATAAACATTTATGCAGTCAATTCTCGCCCCGTACCTAAAGTTGTTTATCGCGCAACACCAGAAAAACCAGACGAAGTGTTTAAAAATGGTTTTTCACGTCCCCGAAACGGGCATACTAATTTGGCGCTTCACATAGAAAACGAAAGCGGCGATCCATCAACCGCAATGATTAGCACAACGTCGAGTTTAGACTATGCAGTTTACTACGCGGCACAATATGCACGTACTTATTGGAATGTAGAAGAATATTATATTTATGAAATTATCCCACAAAGTAACTTTATTGATGTCACTGCAACCTATGAAAGAACCCTACAAGAAACAAGACATCCCGGCCGCAGAGCGGGATTAGAATCGTTAAGATGGCACTTTACTCGTGAATACGAATACACTGCACTTTATTTTATTTCTCCTGTAACAATATTGTCTGCAACGCGGTATGTGTTAAATCATGAAATAAGCACCTACGCCCCCGAAGAAACCATCCAAAATTTAAATGCCCAAACAAACAATATGCCAACTGTTTATCCTAATATTTATCCATTAGGTACCGTTGATGGATTGGATTATCCGCTTGTTAATACTGGCTGTGTACTTAATGCAAACTATTCTGGAAAACTTTATCTTTTTAATACAGGAGTACCGCCGTATCCCACTACCACCTTACCTTCAAGCCGCCCAAAAAGAGAAATGCCTTCTGCACTTCACACATGCTTTGCAAACTCTTTTCATAACAAAATAGACACTAAATTTAACACTAAATTTCCAATTAAAATTGAAGTAAAAAATATTTTTGATGAAAAATACTGCCTCACAACATTTCCATACAATAATGTTAGAATTGCTAAATGCTCAGAATCTCACAATTGGTATTTTACGGAATTTGGACAACTTATTGCAGAAGCGAAAGATGAACACAATGAGCAATATTATTGTTTAACAGAGGCCGAAGGAAATAATACCAATAGTTTTATTAAAATGCAATTATGCGACTTATCTGAAAAAAAACAATTATGGAAAGTTGAATTTACAAAACACGATCAAGTTTTTATAAAATCATCTTCAAATAAAATTCTTCATGCACATGAAAATTCATATAAAACCGCATATGTAAGAGTAAAGCCAAATAAAAATATATTATCTCTTAATAATTTAGCTGTTTTAAAATCAAATCAAACTGAGCCTTTTATTCAGTTTTCTATTGATAATTTGTTGTCAATAAACGGTGAAGTCATTTATCCAACTGAGCAGGGCTATATTTATGCAGTTAAGCCACCTGACGCATTTAAAAGAAAAAAAACTTATTATAATGCCCATAACAATATTTTATTCTCAACTTTTGAAAATTCTTCTGATTCATCCGCAGTCTGTTATGTTTCATCATTAATAGAAGCAGGAGGCAGTTCTTGGGGATGGGTAAAAAATCATCACTGCTCTACAAAATCAATATCTAATAATAGTTTTAAATGGATTTTACATAGAAATGATAATGATAATGGATATGCGATTTCAGACATTGGCGCTAATTTGTTAAGAGTTAATAAAAATTCTACATTAAATAAAAACTATGTCTACACTGCAAACAATCACGGATATTATGACGACAGTAACTTTGTTCAAGAATTTTTATTTAATGCTCCTGCACAAATTTTTGCTGATAGAGTGTCAAAAATTGACAATGATTATCAAACCAACTCAACCAAACTCATTAGCGCCTTTAATGGATTAAGAAACTATTATTATAATTTAATATTTCCTATTATTTACAAAATTGATGTTCATTAA
- a CDS encoding shikimate kinase, with protein sequence MTKYWAKRFKNIILTGMPASGKTTFGKIYAQHSGRLFLDFDSYIESTTKKSISQLFLEEGEPGFRAIEEKILNKLERRHNFVIAMGGGTLLKPNNIAFARKLGLLVTLEASPQELSKRIFSDKELRPVFVQLQTLEEISQKVEELLEQRANFYEQSDVVINTTYNTLDAMKLHLELIERRAGNRDYMSDIYHIMTKKIRKTSKWTEKEEAVEIEDQQNF encoded by the coding sequence ATGACAAAATATTGGGCAAAAAGATTTAAAAATATTATCCTTACCGGAATGCCTGCTAGCGGTAAAACAACCTTTGGCAAAATCTATGCACAGCATAGCGGAAGGCTTTTCTTAGATTTTGATAGCTATATAGAAAGCACAACAAAAAAATCTATTTCGCAACTTTTCCTTGAAGAAGGCGAACCGGGTTTTCGCGCTATTGAAGAAAAAATTTTAAATAAACTCGAAAGACGTCATAATTTTGTCATTGCAATGGGCGGAGGAACACTACTCAAACCGAACAACATTGCATTTGCACGTAAGCTTGGCTTGCTTGTGACATTAGAAGCATCGCCGCAAGAACTCTCGAAAAGAATTTTTTCTGACAAGGAACTCCGTCCTGTATTTGTGCAATTGCAAACACTTGAAGAGATTTCACAAAAAGTGGAAGAACTTTTAGAACAACGTGCAAATTTTTATGAACAGTCTGATGTTGTCATTAACACCACCTACAACACACTCGATGCGATGAAGTTGCATTTAGAATTGATTGAACGTAGAGCTGGCAACCGTGATTATATGTCTGATATCTATCATATAATGACTAAAAAAATTCGTAAAACGAGCAAATGGACAGAAAAAGAAGAGGCAGTAGAAATAGAGGATCAACAGAACTTTTGA
- a CDS encoding carbonic anhydrase: MLYFYILLTLFFIINNINFPYHNIVYAQNYGWDYEGTEGPAYWAKVGEELTICVIGRQQSPIEIRDSDAKKNEELPKIEFFYQSVPLKIQNNGKTAQINYPKGSYVKIGGVKSELMQFHFHTPSEHFIGQKASDMELHFVNKKEDGSLLIIAVLIESGKNNTALKALLKNLPLAKGTETSLPYITINPIDFLPASTKYYTYKGSLTTPPCLEMVEWYILKEKIEISYEQVKQFRKLFPINARPTQPLFSRHIEEKS; this comes from the coding sequence ATGTTGTATTTTTACATCTTATTAACTTTATTTTTTATTATTAATAACATTAATTTTCCTTATCATAATATCGTTTATGCACAAAACTATGGCTGGGATTATGAAGGAACAGAAGGTCCTGCATATTGGGCAAAGGTGGGTGAAGAACTCACGATCTGTGTCATTGGGCGGCAGCAGTCACCAATTGAAATACGGGATTCTGATGCAAAAAAAAATGAAGAATTGCCTAAAATCGAGTTTTTTTACCAAAGTGTTCCCTTAAAAATTCAAAATAATGGCAAAACGGCACAGATTAATTATCCAAAAGGAAGTTATGTTAAAATTGGTGGGGTAAAGTCTGAATTAATGCAGTTTCATTTTCATACACCAAGTGAACATTTTATTGGACAAAAGGCTTCTGATATGGAACTGCATTTTGTCAATAAAAAAGAAGATGGCTCTTTGCTTATCATTGCAGTTCTTATTGAAAGCGGAAAAAATAATACCGCATTAAAAGCGTTGCTTAAAAACTTGCCCTTAGCAAAAGGAACAGAAACTTCATTACCTTATATTACAATTAATCCTATAGACTTTCTTCCTGCATCGACAAAGTATTATACTTATAAAGGATCGCTCACCACGCCACCTTGTTTGGAAATGGTGGAGTGGTACATTTTAAAAGAAAAAATAGAAATTTCCTATGAGCAAGTTAAACAGTTTAGAAAATTATTTCCAATTAACGCGCGTCCCACGCAGCCTTTATTTAGTAGACATATTGAGGAAAAAAGCTAA
- a CDS encoding BadF/BadG/BcrA/BcrD ATPase family protein, which produces MQNNYFIGIDGGGSKTRLRLEDAQGNLLAESVSGPGNVRLSIEVTCASIYDALEQALVKANLKSQKNIRLHIGMGLAGFEVQTAREEFLSAFHYSLCQTLEVHSDADIACFGAHGGKPGAVIIVGTGVVGLKIKKQQKLQVGGWGFPHGDEGGAAWIGLETIRTLLQFCDGRAKTTPLLNYLKKKLGNKTEVINQWACYANATQYAEIARDVFYYAQKRDAFAINILKCAAKHIEKIFLALEKTEKTNKNNLPYALVGGVVPFVIGFLRPSLVRRLVTPQGDSCDGALLMIKQQFKQC; this is translated from the coding sequence ATGCAAAATAATTATTTTATTGGAATCGATGGAGGCGGAAGCAAAACACGCTTAAGGCTAGAAGATGCTCAAGGGAATTTGCTTGCAGAAAGCGTATCTGGACCAGGTAATGTGCGATTGTCAATTGAAGTTACGTGTGCGTCAATTTATGACGCACTAGAACAAGCGCTTGTAAAGGCAAATTTAAAATCGCAAAAAAATATTAGGTTGCATATTGGTATGGGATTAGCGGGTTTTGAAGTGCAAACAGCGCGAGAAGAATTTCTTTCTGCATTTCATTATTCATTATGTCAAACATTAGAAGTTCACTCTGATGCCGATATTGCATGTTTTGGAGCTCATGGCGGAAAGCCAGGCGCTGTCATAATTGTAGGCACTGGAGTTGTTGGATTAAAAATAAAAAAACAACAAAAATTACAGGTTGGAGGATGGGGCTTTCCGCACGGGGACGAAGGTGGTGCAGCATGGATTGGGCTCGAAACAATTCGAACTCTTTTGCAATTTTGTGATGGACGGGCAAAAACAACGCCTTTGCTAAATTATTTGAAAAAAAAGTTAGGCAATAAAACAGAAGTGATTAATCAATGGGCTTGTTATGCAAATGCAACTCAATATGCTGAAATTGCACGCGATGTGTTTTACTACGCGCAAAAGCGTGATGCATTTGCTATCAATATTTTAAAATGTGCAGCAAAACATATTGAGAAAATTTTTTTGGCTTTAGAAAAGACAGAAAAAACGAATAAAAATAATTTGCCGTATGCGTTGGTTGGTGGTGTTGTGCCATTTGTGATTGGTTTTTTGCGCCCATCTTTAGTAAGACGACTTGTGACACCTCAAGGTGATTCTTGCGATGGTGCTCTTTTGATGATCAAGCAGCAATTTAAACAATGTTAA